Within Clostridia bacterium, the genomic segment ACCTGCGATCGGCCCTTGATCTGGATCGGTTCTTAGTTCGCTCGCAGTGCAGGGCAGATGTCCTAACAGGTGCAACTCGCTCCGGGCGCGTGTCGCTGCCACATAGAGCAGCCGTCGAACTTCGTTGTTTTCTCGCTCCGCTTCGCGCTTTTGTAGGAATTCGTAAATTCGATCCTTCTTCTCATTCGCCTTGGGCGTGATCGGCGCGACGAACAACTCCGGCCCCTTCGGCCCAGCGCTCTCTTCCCACAGCAACAACTGGGTGTCCTGCTTGTGCGGTCCCCGCCCAAGTTGCGGCAGGATGACGACATCGAATTCCAGGCCCTTTGCCTTGTGGATGGTCATCAGTTGCACAGAGCCGTCCGACTTCACGTCCGGCTGCGCATACAGTTCCCGCACGCTTGACGCGAGAAGGCCGAAATCCACATCTCCGCCGCAATCAAGCTTTTCGAGCAACGCAAAATACTGGCTGGCGTCTTCCAGTTCCGTTTCGTTCGCGCACATCGCTCCGCCGAGCGATATCCAGGTAGCCTCGACCCAGCGCCGCAACGGCATCCGCCCGCGCTGCTCCAGCGCAGTTGCGAGAATTGCACGCACGCGAGCAACACGATCGCGTCCGGAAACACTGACGTCATCGCAATTCCCCTGCATCAACTGCCACACCGTTGCGTACGGTTGCCCATTACAAAGGGCGTAGAGGTCGTTCAGGTCGAGTCCGCACCAGGGCGCGCGAAGGACGCTAAGCCACGCCACACGATCAGCAAGATGCAGCAGTGCACGCGTCAGCGACAGCAGATCCGTGATCGTTGGACGCTCAGACAGACGGTCGATCTCCACTGCACGAAAGCGCACTCCGCGCCTTTGCAATGCCGGAACGATGTACCGCAGGTGTTCTCTCGCCCGTACCAACACGGCGACTCTGCCCGGTTTGCCTGAACCCGTCGACGCCAACGATTGCTCGACCAACTCTGCCACGTGTTCCGCTTCGCGCTTGCCGGAATCTTTCCCAAAGAACGGATGGACGACTACCGCAGGATCAGCGCCCTTTGCGAGCACGGCGTGAGAGGCTCTGTACGTCACCGCTCCGGCCTCGATATTTTCCGCGCCCGCAAGCAGCTTCGAGAATGTCTCATTCACCCACTCGACGACGCCCTTTTGCGAGCGGAAGTTCGCTTCCAGTTGCGCGCGCTCCAACGGCACGGTCGAGATCTGCGCGTTCTGCGCACGCAGGAATAGCCCTACGTCCGCCTGTCTGAACCGGTAGATCGACTGCATCGGATCGCCGACGAGGAACAACGTCCGCGTTCCATCCTGCGGCCAATCGCGCGTTAATGCCTCCAGCAGTTTCACCTGGGTGACGTTCGTATCCTGGAACTCATCGACCAGCAGATGTTCGATCGTGTAACCAAGAGCAATTTCCGGAGAGTGCTGCTCCAGGGCTCCTAAAGCCGCCTGTCCAACTTCGGCGAAGTCCACCGTCTGCTCGCGTTCGAAGATGGCGCGTAACTGCTGCACCGCCTCCGGCAGTAATACGAAGATCGTCTTCAGCATCTCCCACTGAGAGTCTTCGAATTTGCACGGCGGCAGCATCCGCACCGCATATAGCTTTTCGTCCAGACCCGGAACGGCTTGCAGCACAGAAATGATCTGCTTGCCCAATAGCTGCTCCGCGGTTTTTGCCGGCAGCCCAACACTCGCGTTGACCTCCCGCCAATGAAAGTCCTTCCCCGCGGTCACGAATACGTTCGCCATCGCCAGCCAGAACTCGTATTGATCCGCGCTGCATCCGGGCAATGTCTTCAGCGTGCGACACGCCGCTATGGCGTGCCCCGGCTTCTTCTCATGCATGTATCGCGCTGCCGAACGCAGCACGCTGACAAGGTCTTCGCGAACCTCCGCCGGAATCATGGATTGCAACTCCGCCAGGTGCTGGCAGATTACGCGCGACAGGTTCGCTTCCACTTCCTCCCGCAGAGTGTCCACATTGAAGTCGCGCATGTGGCGCATCCACTGATCGCGGCGCTTCAGCATGTTCGCAATCAGCAACTCCAACTGGCGCACGTCATTGTCGAGATGCATGAGCGCATCCCGCACCGCATGACCCACATCGTCGGTGCCGCCCAACCGGACTACCGTCGCATGTGCCGCGCGCGCATACAGGTCGCGAGCGTCTTCCGTTATGCCGGAGAGCGCACCCAGCTTCGCCGTCCATGGCATCCGCTGCACCAGCCCGTGGCAGAGCGAATCGATGGTTACGATGCGCAGGCGCTCCGGGTTCTCCAGCACTCCCCAGCCCAGCTCCGCGCCCTGCGCCAACACCTTCTCCGCAAGCTCCCTGGTGGCGCGCTCGTGCTCCTTGCGAGTGGGTGCGTTCGCGGCCGCGTCGCGTAGCGCCTTCAGCACGCGTGCGCGCATTTCGCCCGCCGCCTTCTTGGTGAACGTAATCGCGACGACGCTCTCCGGCGATGCCACCTGCGCCAGCAGCACAAGGTAACGCTGAATCAGCAACTCGGTTTTGCCGGAGCCTGCCGGAGCCTGCACAATGAATGAGTACGCGGCATTGAGCACGCGCTCGCGAACCAGTGCGTCTGGCGCAACGAAGGACGGCATTGTGCTACTGGCCATCGTCGTCATCTCCCGGCTGCCCGGCGTCTTGACCTTCGAGTTGGCTTACGCGGCAGAGCGCATCCAGTTGGCAGTTGCGACAGGTCTGCTCACCTTTTTTCGGAGCAACAACGGCGCGCCCGTCTCTGAACTCCTGCCCCAGCCCTTCCAGCGCCTGCTTCCATTGCACGAGCAGCGCTTCCAGACTGTAGGTTTCGCCGCTCGCCTTCGACTTATAAGCGACATTCACGCTTGGCAGCACACCGTCTTGCGCGGCGATTCCTTTGAAGCGCACCTTCTTGCTTTGCACTTCCACGAACGCCACGGCTGCCGGCTCGCCCTCCATATGAGTCGCGTAGATCGGCAACTGCGGCTCGTCCAGGCGCTCGCCTATCCATGACGACGGACCGGCGCTACCTGTCTTGTAATCAAGCAGGACTCGTCCAAATCCTTTCACGTGATCGATGCGATCGATTTTGACGTCGAACGTTACGCCGCCGACCGTGACCGTGTTCTTCCACTCCGTTTGCTCGACCTTGAATTCTGGCCGCAGCCTCTCGACGGCAAGTAGCTTGGCGATGATCGCGCACACGCGCTGATGTTCCAACTCCGCGACGTTACGCTCCCATTCGCTACCCGTGCCCACATGGGATTCGCGCAGTGCTTCCGTGACGCACTCCGCAAGCAGCGCCTGTTCACCTTCCGCGCTAAGCTGAAGTAACGCTTCTCTGTCGCGCAATCGCTTCCACACTTTTTCCAGCGCTATGTGCAACACCTTCCCGCGCGCGCGCGGATCGAGTCCCGGCTGCGGTGACTCCAGCGGTTCGGCCGCAAGCCTGAACTGTGCAAACGCACGGAACGGGCACGCCGCCTGCGTTGCGAAAATAGCCGTGCCGCCGCGTATCGATCCATCTTGCAGCGGCGGACCTTGCGTATCGCTCATCTCATCCAGCTCTGCCGAGGAGGCGGCCATGGCGCCAATCCACGTTTCGCCGCGGCGTGTGAGCAGTGTTCCAATATCCACTGCCGGAAAACTCGACAACAACGCGCTTGCCCGCAGTTCATTCTCGCCATCGGTCATCGCGTGGCTGAAGACTACGTGCTCCGCCGAAGTGCGGAAGCGCTCCGTCGCTCGCGCCGCAAACTGTAACTGCTCATCGGCGGAAGCTCCGGGTATCGACAACTTGCGCTGTACTGCAAGTGGCAGGAACGGGTTGGGGTGCGACGCCGGGGGCCACGCGCCCTCGTCCAGTCCGGTCACCCACAATCGGTCGAAGGTAGATCCTGCGGCTTCCAGCGTTCCCATCACCTGGATGGGAGCGCCTCTGTTTTCAGGTTGGAAGATTTGGTCAGCTACCATCACTTGCAGGCGTTGCAGCAGATCGACTCGCGAGAGCTGCCGCTCAACAACATCGAGCGACGCGAACTCGGACAGCAACTCCACCCACGCTCTCATCGCCTGGTGCTCCGCGCTGCTCAGGGAGCGGTCTCCCGGCCAGCCAGCGGCCTTCAATAAGCCCGGCACATGACGACTGAACTGGCTGGGGGCGAGCGATGGCGAAAGCGAATTTGCGGCAGCTTTCAAGGCACTCAACTGCGCCCGCAACGCCGGAGAGTCCGACGGCTTGCCAATCGCGTTGGTGGCGCAACGAAGCACGCCATCCAGCGAAACCTCGAAGCGCCCCTCGGCGCGCAATCTCGCATCCAGCAATGCGCGAGAGTGGCACTCGCTGAGGCCGCCTCGCAGAAACTGCGAGCGCAATAATCGGCTCACCTCTTCCACCGGCAACGCACCTAGCGCGAAGCGCAGGATCGCCAGCGCGGTTGAGACCAGAGGAGTCTTCGCCAGCGAATCGCCCAGGGAAATGTCGAAGACGGGGCGCGACTGGCCATGCGTGATGGCCAGCGCCGCAGGCTGAAGCGTCTCCAGTAAAATTCGCTCAACCCTGGCTCTGCGATCTGTCAGGTCCGGAACTACGATCCCTATGCTTTGTACGCCTGCCTCGACCGACTCGCGCGCCCACATCGCGGCCGCCGAGAACTCCTCGTCGCCGTCACTCACCGACGTACACACTGCCAACTTTGTTCCCGCAACCAGATCGTTAAATTGCCATCGCGCACCGTTGCCAACGCAGGCGGCAAGCACTCGCTCCTGTTGCGGCGTAAGGCGATCGAAGCCGACCAGAAGAATTTCTCGCGGAACCTGCAACTCGCCGTTCTTCGCCGCCTCGCAAAGCGCATCCGGAAGTCGCGCCGTGTCCTGCCACCGGTTGCGGTGACAGCGCTTCGCGAACTCCGCCATCCACTGCCAGAACGCGGACGTATCCACGCTCGTCGCAAATAGCGCCCGCTCGCGCGGCACATCGAAAGCATGGACGTAGGTCCACGCCTGCTTCGCGGCCTTCGCGGTGGCACGCAATTGCGTACCCTTCACATCGCGTTCGCAGGCTCGAATTGCCTGTTCCCACAGCAGCAGTTCCTGCGCTTCACTCAGCAGCGCCGGCGCACCTTCCGCAGCGGACAGCACATGCCCGTTCCACAACTGGTGCAGCCATCCAGTCCACGGCACAATCACCGGACTCTTCCACACTTCGGAGGTTCGCCGATGCCGATTGTCATACGCGACGCGAAGATTGCGGCTCGCGCGAGTATTCCCCGTCAGAATGAGCACGCCACGTTCAGCGGCGGCCAAAAGCTCGTCTTGTGTTATCGCAATTTTCATGTGGCGTGAACAGAGCTGGTCATCATAGCGCGAAACAGCGAAGCTAATACCGCCCGCGCACACTGCCTGCGCAATATTTCATTGACACCCGGCTCATTCGCACGACTCTCGGGACGGCTGAAGGCTGGCATCAACATCGATTTGTCGTGTAAGGAGGAACGGACAGGGATCGGAGCACGCTGCAGCATGACTGCGGCCATCGCGGCTTCAGCGCGCTCCCTTGTATCTATCATCGGAAAAGTACGTGTGCCACGCTACGCATTCGTATGGATGAAAACTGGTTCCAGCTTCGAATCCACTGACACATCAATGTTCAACGCACGCGAAATCGGGCACTTCTCCGTTGCTGCTGCAATCGCTTTATTGAACTGACCTGGATCGACTTCTGGTACCTGCACGCTCAATTTCACGTGCGCCTTGGTTATCGTCCAGCGCTGGTCCACTTCGTTCAGCGTGAGCGTTGCTTCCGCCCTTACACTTTCGGAACGCAGACCAAGTCGCGCCAATTCCTGCGACACCATCATGGTGATGCACGACGACAGCGCAGCCGCCAGCATCTCCGAAGGGCTCGTGCACGGCTCACTTCCGAAACTCGATCCGAATGCGTAGAGTGCCTTTTGTATGACTCCGCTCGACGTAGTTACCTGGCCTTCGCCGGCACCTGGTCCACCGCGCCAGATTGCAGTTGCAGTACGTTCCATAAGTCCTCCTCATTATGAGGTCACTCAGGTCTGGTTAGAAAAGAGCGATACTTAGCCACTGAAGTATGGACGCGGGCGTTCAGACCCGGCCCTAATGTGAATGGCTGCGTAAGTACATGCCACAAAACATGTACTTACACAGCCACGTGATTCTATGCTCGTTCCCGTTCGAAGCGGCACAAATTTAGTCAGGAGTCCGCGCTCACGATTTCAGCAATTCGAACGTTCGAACTGGGACCATCCGCTCTACTTCCAATGCTTACGCGTGAATGCTTCCACTTCCGGCAACCCACCCTGCAAGATCAGGTAGCCGTTATGGGGCTCACGCGACGTGATTTCATGATTCACCGGCGTGAGCATCAACTCCCGAATACGCTTTTTATCGTCCGTCTGCCCCAGCACCCAGCCCAGCTTCATGTAAGCCGTTTCCGGAAGCATGTTGTCCATGGGAATAATGCCAAGGTCGAGCAGATCGCGGCCGGTGTCATACACATACATCTGCGCGAATCCCCACAAGGTCTGCACGGTCATCACCACCGTCATTCCCCGCTCAATCGCTCGGCGGACCGCCGGGTAAAGGGGCTTGTTGATGTGGCCAAGTCCCGTGCCTGCGATTACAAGTCCTCGATACCCCAGATCCGTCAGTCCCTCGATGATGTCGGGATTGAAGTTGGGATAGTAGTACTGGATCGTCACCTTGTCTTCGAAGACCGGATTGATGATCGGCACGCGAGTCTTGTCGCGGCGCAGGAAATCCTGCGTGATGTACTTGAAGTACTCGCCTTCTTCGTTCTTCGCCGTGTGTACCATGGCAAGCGGAGTGTCGCCAACCGTCCGAAACGTTGAGCGATAGCTGGAGTGCATTTTGCGGCAGCGTGTTCCACGATGCAGCAGGTCATAGTTGTCGGACGTCGGTCCGAACATGCACAACATCACTTCCGCGATTTCGCACTCGGCTGCCGTACGGACAGCGTTCATCAAGTTCAGCGCCGCATCGCTCGATGGTCTATCCGAGCTGCGTTGGCTGCCGACGATTACGATCGGCACCGGCGAGTTCTGCACCATGAAGCTCAGGATTGCTCCCGTGTGCGCCATTGTGTCCGTGCCGTGGCCCACGACGATTCCATCCGCGCCGTTCACGATCTCCTCACCGATGGCCTTGGCCAGGGGAATGTACTGCTCTGGGCCCATGTTCTCGCTGAAGACGCCGAACAACTTCTTCGTCGTCAGGTTTGCAATGTCCGCCAGTTCAGGAACCGCGCCGTACAACTCGCCCGGCGTGAATGCCGGAATCACCGCACCCGTCCGGTAGTCCAACCGGCTCGCGATGGTTCCGCCGGTACCGAGAAGCACCACGTTCTTTTTTCGCGCGTCATAGGGGAAGGCCTTCTCTGGAATCTTGTAAGTCGCCTTCTTGTAGCCAATCTCCCGCGCTTCCGTAATGCGGTTCACAGCCAGACCAACGTTGTACCCGGTGAAGAGCTTGATGACGATGTGCTTGTCGTCGCAGGTTTCGCTGCGGGGCAGAATTACTCCGCGGAAATCCGATCCTGCGTCGTTCTTCACATCGACTTCGCTCCACACTCCAATTTCGAATTTCTCCAGCAGCAGCTTTGCCGCTCCGCGATAACCCTGGAAGCGATCTGTGCGTTCATTCAGAGGAATACTCACAGCATCACCTCCTCAACCTGCTGGCGAAGGAACTGTGCCACATCCTTTGCTGGCGCTTTTCCGTTGACCATACGCATCGCGCGCCCGGCCAGGAAACGCAAGCGCTTCGCAGCCGAGTCATCGCCGTTCGCCGTGAACCCTTCCATCGTCAGCGGCTCCAGCATCTTCGTCCATTCGTCCTCACCGCGCAGATTTATGCCCGCTGCCTCGCAGGCTCGTGATGCGTCCAGCCCGGGTTCCAGCGCCATCTTCGCCGCCACGTTCCTGATTGCCTCTCGCGGTATCCTGCCATCGGTGTACAGGTCGAAGATTTCGACCCACTCGTGTGTCCCTAACTTCTGCACCGGAACGCCTGCGCGGCGTAACGCCTTCCCTCTCTGGCCAATTTCGATTGCCGCAACCAGTCCGTCGACTCCGGTCTTCTCCACCACAGCGTCCACCACTTCGGCCCCGCCGCGACGAATCAGGTACTCCGTCGTCTCCTGCGGAACCCGCCAAGCCGAGTAGCGGTCGATCCGCTCCCAAGGTTTCGGACGCAGCCTGCGCCGCAACTCTTCCACGCGCGCGCCCGTAATCGTCGTCGGCGGTGAGTCCGTGTCTGGATACATGCGGTCCGGTCCGGGAAGAATGCGCTCGAACGTCGTGAACCCGCCCGGCAGCGACTGGCGTGTCTCTTTCGGAACGCCCTGCGTAGCGTCGCCAAAGCGCAGCTTGATTTCCTGGATAGCAGTCCGGCAGTCCTCTTCCGGGCCCCAGACCAGGAAGTAATCGTCATGAGCGCCGACTTGAAGACGCTTGCGCAACCGGTCGTCGGTTCGGCGACCGTTCGGGAACTGCGGCAGGTTGCCGCCACCGATCACGATCGGCATCTCATCGAGACATGCGATCACGCGGATGCGTCCCGCCAATTCATCCAGGAACATCGTGTTCGGCTGCGTCATGTGTTGGGCGATGCCACGCACGCCCGCAACGCGAACGCCCATCACGCGTCCGCCCTTGTCGATGGCCCGCCGAATAAAGCCAAGATCAACATCGCTGAAGACGTCCGTAACATCCATCGGATTGACTTGGACGTCATCCGGCGTCTTGATACCGCGCGCATGTAGCTCATCGCGAATCTTCAGCAGGTTCACCTGCCGCACGCCTTCGTTGTGAACGAGCTTCACCGCATAACCTGCGCGGGCGACGCCCTTGATTTCCACTCGGCTGCCGCCGCGCACGCTGACATTTACATCCTGACGCCCGGCGCCGATGCCGGTTCGCACGCGCCCCGTCGAACGCGAAACAAGCGAGCACAGCCGGATCGCGTCGCGCACTTCTTCCGGTGTGCGCAACTCGGCTCCTGTCACCGTTTCCGTAAGCGGCATTCCCAGCCGGTCGGTACGGAAGACGATGCGATGTCCCTTGTCGCTGACTTCGCGGCACGAGTCCTCTTCCAGCGAAACATGGGTGACCGTCAGCTTCCGCCCCTTGAACGGAATCCAACCGTTTACGCCGATGATCGCCGTGCGCTGGAATCCTGTCGGAATACTTCCGTCGAGATATTGCTTGCGCGCGATGTGGACTTCGTCGATCACGTCCATGTTCATCGACAGGCACAACTCGATGGCGACATCGATAGCTTCCTGGTTCACCAGGAAAGGCGGCGTGTCGTCCATCTCGTAGGTGCATACGTTGAGCTGGTTCAGCAGGTAGACGATCTCTTTCTTTGTCTTGAACTCCATCAGCGCCGTGCCGTCATACTCGCCAAGTTCGCTCAGCGTGGGACGCATATGGCGCAGGACTTCCCCATCGTGCTTGTCCACGTACAATCCGGCGGGACAGCGGCAGAACAACTTCTCGCGCGTCAATAGCTGCTGGTGCACTTCGAGGCCGGAAATCAGCCCGACCGATTCGTAATCCACTCTCTCGAGCATCTATGGTCCTTTAAAGACTCCAAGACATTAAACGAAGGCCCCAGACAGAACGTCTGTGACCTGCAACACACTTCAGGGGCAACCTTCACTTCATAATACTTCTTCACTGCCCCAGAGCGTCAGAGCCTATGCTACATTCCTGCTCGCCACTGAAACCGTCCGCCAGCTTTCAGGAACGAATATTTTCATTTTCCGGCGCTTTCCGGAGCAAACCAGGGGCGTGACAGCTTATAGTACGAGGGTCTCAGCTGATTTTCACCATGGCAAAAAGTCGTCAAAACTTTGTTCTTTCGATCCTGGTACTGCTCGCCGCCGTCGTCTCGGTGGGCATCTGGTTTTCGGCCACACCCGAAGAAGCAGCCAATCCCTCGCAGCGCAGGCGCTCGGGAACTCCTCGGCGCGTTGTCGATCAACAAGTGCTGCAATCGGCCCAGCAACTGGAGAAGCTGGCGACTTCCAGAGAAGAGCTCCGTTTCGAGCGCGATGCGATTCGGCTCGCCGACCACGAAGTCGATCTCGCCTTTGCCTCGGCATTGCGCGATGCCAGGCAACATCCGCCGGCCGAGACTCCCGAAACAACGGCGCTCCATGCTCGCCTCAGGGAATTTGAAGTACGAATCAGGAACGATCAAGAGCTGGTTGCCAAGCTCGTGTCTGCTATCGCCGTCAGCAAGAGTTCGAAACTGGAAAGTCTGCAGGATGACCTGCATCTTGCGCAGGCAGAACTCGTACTGCATGAACGTGAACTCGAGAACACGAAGTTCGATCTACTCCGCGCCGGCGGCGATCCCGAAACACGCATCCAGAGACTCTTTAAACAGCACGAAGCAGCACAGCACAATGACCAGGGCCAGACGCTCATCTCTCTGGGCAAGGCCGAACCGTTCCAGATTCCCCGAAACGTCGCGGCGCAGGTGCGCCTCTGGCAAGAGTTACGCGAAAAGCGGCAGCGACTGAGAGAAGCCCAGGGGCAAGTCACGAACGCCTCCACGCTACTCGTCTCGAAGCAGGGCGAGCTGGAGAAGCACATCCAGCAGCTCTCCACGACCACGGCTCAACCTGCGATGGGCGCAGTCGCGGTTAGCCAGAAAGTTGCCGCTGCCAGCGCTCTTGAGCACCTGGCCGAAGATCGCAAGACACTGACAGAGTATGACGAACGTATCCAGGATCAGCAGCAGCTGGCGCAGATCTACGGCGACTGGGCCAGCCTCATCCGAGTACGCATGCGCGCCTGCCTGCACGCCTTATTGCAGTGCCTGCTTGCAATCCTCTTCATCGTAGCGTTCGTCGTCGCCGGTAACGGCGTTGTGGGGAAGCTCAGTGCCAGGATTGCTGTCGATCGGCGGCGACTGGCGACCATGCGACTGTTGGGCCGGTTTGTTGTGCAGGCCACCGGAGTGCTATTGGTCTTGTTGATCGTCCTTGGCTCGCCTAGCCAGCTATCCACCATCATCGCCTTCGCAGGCGCCGGACTCACCGTCGCGCTCAAGGACTTTATCGTCGCGTTCTTCGGATGGTTCATTCTGATGGGCAAGCACGGTATTCGTGTCGGCGACTGGGTGGAAATCAATGGCATCAGCGGCGAGGTCGTCGAGATAGGACTGTTGCGCACCGTTCTTCTAGAAACCGGCAATTGGGCCGACTCAGGCTATCCAACAGGACGCAGGGTCACGTTTGTAAACAGCTTCGCAATCGAGGGACATTACTTCAACTTCTCGACGACAGGCCAGTGGCTCTGGGACAACCTGGAGGTTCTCATTCCCGATGGTCAGGATCCACATACAGTCACCGATGCGATCCTGCAACTTGCCATTCAGCAGACGGAAGCCAGCGCGAAAATCGCGGAGCACGAGTGGAAGCGCGCTGGAAAAGAGTATGGCAAGCAATCGTTCTCG encodes:
- a CDS encoding PD-(D/E)XK nuclease family protein; its protein translation is MKIAITQDELLAAAERGVLILTGNTRASRNLRVAYDNRHRRTSEVWKSPVIVPWTGWLHQLWNGHVLSAAEGAPALLSEAQELLLWEQAIRACERDVKGTQLRATAKAAKQAWTYVHAFDVPRERALFATSVDTSAFWQWMAEFAKRCHRNRWQDTARLPDALCEAAKNGELQVPREILLVGFDRLTPQQERVLAACVGNGARWQFNDLVAGTKLAVCTSVSDGDEEFSAAAMWARESVEAGVQSIGIVVPDLTDRRARVERILLETLQPAALAITHGQSRPVFDISLGDSLAKTPLVSTALAILRFALGALPVEEVSRLLRSQFLRGGLSECHSRALLDARLRAEGRFEVSLDGVLRCATNAIGKPSDSPALRAQLSALKAAANSLSPSLAPSQFSRHVPGLLKAAGWPGDRSLSSAEHQAMRAWVELLSEFASLDVVERQLSRVDLLQRLQVMVADQIFQPENRGAPIQVMGTLEAAGSTFDRLWVTGLDEGAWPPASHPNPFLPLAVQRKLSIPGASADEQLQFAARATERFRTSAEHVVFSHAMTDGENELRASALLSSFPAVDIGTLLTRRGETWIGAMAASSAELDEMSDTQGPPLQDGSIRGGTAIFATQAACPFRAFAQFRLAAEPLESPQPGLDPRARGKVLHIALEKVWKRLRDREALLQLSAEGEQALLAECVTEALRESHVGTGSEWERNVAELEHQRVCAIIAKLLAVERLRPEFKVEQTEWKNTVTVGGVTFDVKIDRIDHVKGFGRVLLDYKTGSAGPSSWIGERLDEPQLPIYATHMEGEPAAVAFVEVQSKKVRFKGIAAQDGVLPSVNVAYKSKASGETYSLEALLVQWKQALEGLGQEFRDGRAVVAPKKGEQTCRNCQLDALCRVSQLEGQDAGQPGDDDDGQ
- a CDS encoding UvrD-helicase domain-containing protein is translated as MASSTMPSFVAPDALVRERVLNAAYSFIVQAPAGSGKTELLIQRYLVLLAQVASPESVVAITFTKKAAGEMRARVLKALRDAAANAPTRKEHERATRELAEKVLAQGAELGWGVLENPERLRIVTIDSLCHGLVQRMPWTAKLGALSGITEDARDLYARAAHATVVRLGGTDDVGHAVRDALMHLDNDVRQLELLIANMLKRRDQWMRHMRDFNVDTLREEVEANLSRVICQHLAELQSMIPAEVREDLVSVLRSAARYMHEKKPGHAIAACRTLKTLPGCSADQYEFWLAMANVFVTAGKDFHWREVNASVGLPAKTAEQLLGKQIISVLQAVPGLDEKLYAVRMLPPCKFEDSQWEMLKTIFVLLPEAVQQLRAIFEREQTVDFAEVGQAALGALEQHSPEIALGYTIEHLLVDEFQDTNVTQVKLLEALTRDWPQDGTRTLFLVGDPMQSIYRFRQADVGLFLRAQNAQISTVPLERAQLEANFRSQKGVVEWVNETFSKLLAGAENIEAGAVTYRASHAVLAKGADPAVVVHPFFGKDSGKREAEHVAELVEQSLASTGSGKPGRVAVLVRAREHLRYIVPALQRRGVRFRAVEIDRLSERPTITDLLSLTRALLHLADRVAWLSVLRAPWCGLDLNDLYALCNGQPYATVWQLMQGNCDDVSVSGRDRVARVRAILATALEQRGRMPLRRWVEATWISLGGAMCANETELEDASQYFALLEKLDCGGDVDFGLLASSVRELYAQPDVKSDGSVQLMTIHKAKGLEFDVVILPQLGRGPHKQDTQLLLWEESAGPKGPELFVAPITPKANEKKDRIYEFLQKREAERENNEVRRLLYVAATRARSELHLLGHLPCTASELRTDPDQGPIAGSLLHVLWDAARPAFLAYKEDSQVVATLQAGSEETGGAFRRLADGWSLPTAPAGLDWQQGAEWETATGGEEISYDWVSDRMRHVGTVVHAMLQRIAEDGLEAWTQARLASHNSVLRSALANRGVPAEYLEECVQRAERALANAITDKRGRWILDKHLAAENEFALIGTDGSKVYHLKLDRTFVDEHGVRWIIDYKTGWHDESTRDAFLANERVRYEAQLQQYAVFLKKLDGRAVRVGLYFPLMNAWLDWEPSV
- a CDS encoding mechanosensitive ion channel domain-containing protein; the encoded protein is MAKSRQNFVLSILVLLAAVVSVGIWFSATPEEAANPSQRRRSGTPRRVVDQQVLQSAQQLEKLATSREELRFERDAIRLADHEVDLAFASALRDARQHPPAETPETTALHARLREFEVRIRNDQELVAKLVSAIAVSKSSKLESLQDDLHLAQAELVLHERELENTKFDLLRAGGDPETRIQRLFKQHEAAQHNDQGQTLISLGKAEPFQIPRNVAAQVRLWQELREKRQRLREAQGQVTNASTLLVSKQGELEKHIQQLSTTTAQPAMGAVAVSQKVAAASALEHLAEDRKTLTEYDERIQDQQQLAQIYGDWASLIRVRMRACLHALLQCLLAILFIVAFVVAGNGVVGKLSARIAVDRRRLATMRLLGRFVVQATGVLLVLLIVLGSPSQLSTIIAFAGAGLTVALKDFIVAFFGWFILMGKHGIRVGDWVEINGISGEVVEIGLLRTVLLETGNWADSGYPTGRRVTFVNSFAIEGHYFNFSTTGQWLWDNLEVLIPDGQDPHTVTDAILQLAIQQTEASAKIAEHEWKRAGKEYGKQSFSAAPAVNVRPTTQGINLNVRYITRAHERHETRARLYQSIVDLLHKRSSATDSLVAQSDGKQID
- the gatD gene encoding Glu-tRNA(Gln) amidotransferase subunit GatD — protein: MSIPLNERTDRFQGYRGAAKLLLEKFEIGVWSEVDVKNDAGSDFRGVILPRSETCDDKHIVIKLFTGYNVGLAVNRITEAREIGYKKATYKIPEKAFPYDARKKNVVLLGTGGTIASRLDYRTGAVIPAFTPGELYGAVPELADIANLTTKKLFGVFSENMGPEQYIPLAKAIGEEIVNGADGIVVGHGTDTMAHTGAILSFMVQNSPVPIVIVGSQRSSDRPSSDAALNLMNAVRTAAECEIAEVMLCMFGPTSDNYDLLHRGTRCRKMHSSYRSTFRTVGDTPLAMVHTAKNEEGEYFKYITQDFLRRDKTRVPIINPVFEDKVTIQYYYPNFNPDIIEGLTDLGYRGLVIAGTGLGHINKPLYPAVRRAIERGMTVVMTVQTLWGFAQMYVYDTGRDLLDLGIIPMDNMLPETAYMKLGWVLGQTDDKKRIRELMLTPVNHEITSREPHNGYLILQGGLPEVEAFTRKHWK
- a CDS encoding OsmC family peroxiredoxin — its product is MERTATAIWRGGPGAGEGQVTTSSGVIQKALYAFGSSFGSEPCTSPSEMLAAALSSCITMMVSQELARLGLRSESVRAEATLTLNEVDQRWTITKAHVKLSVQVPEVDPGQFNKAIAAATEKCPISRALNIDVSVDSKLEPVFIHTNA
- the gatE gene encoding Glu-tRNA(Gln) amidotransferase subunit GatE produces the protein MLERVDYESVGLISGLEVHQQLLTREKLFCRCPAGLYVDKHDGEVLRHMRPTLSELGEYDGTALMEFKTKKEIVYLLNQLNVCTYEMDDTPPFLVNQEAIDVAIELCLSMNMDVIDEVHIARKQYLDGSIPTGFQRTAIIGVNGWIPFKGRKLTVTHVSLEEDSCREVSDKGHRIVFRTDRLGMPLTETVTGAELRTPEEVRDAIRLCSLVSRSTGRVRTGIGAGRQDVNVSVRGGSRVEIKGVARAGYAVKLVHNEGVRQVNLLKIRDELHARGIKTPDDVQVNPMDVTDVFSDVDLGFIRRAIDKGGRVMGVRVAGVRGIAQHMTQPNTMFLDELAGRIRVIACLDEMPIVIGGGNLPQFPNGRRTDDRLRKRLQVGAHDDYFLVWGPEEDCRTAIQEIKLRFGDATQGVPKETRQSLPGGFTTFERILPGPDRMYPDTDSPPTTITGARVEELRRRLRPKPWERIDRYSAWRVPQETTEYLIRRGGAEVVDAVVEKTGVDGLVAAIEIGQRGKALRRAGVPVQKLGTHEWVEIFDLYTDGRIPREAIRNVAAKMALEPGLDASRACEAAGINLRGEDEWTKMLEPLTMEGFTANGDDSAAKRLRFLAGRAMRMVNGKAPAKDVAQFLRQQVEEVML